CGAAGCAAAATAGATGCCGTTAAAACAACGAAGGTCGAGTTTTTTTTGAGCCAAGGGGATGGTTTTATAAAGAGGAAGAGGGGTGACGTTGGGAAGTTTGGTGATAGAATTGTTGCTTAAAAGGGAGCAGGGATAGAGGATTTTGGATGAAGATTCTTTTATCTTGAGGAGTTCGGCAAGAGAAAAAGAATCAAATGTGGGAGGGAGAAAAACATCTTGGTAACCAAGTGTCAGTAATCGTTCTCTGGTTCTTGGGCCAATGGCGTAGATCCTATGTTTTGTTATACCAAAAAGAGTTGTCCATCTCTCTGCGGCAAATTCAGAAGTAAAGACCAACACATCGTAAAGATGAGGAACAATTTCGTTTGAAGGATCCATTTTTTCTCTCTGGATGAGAGGATAATGGAGAATTTTGCCGGGTATATTGGAAAGGGTTTCAAAGGGATGGAGCCCTGTATAGAGGATTTGTTCCTGAGGTACAACGTGTTTGGCGACGTTTCCGGCAATAATAATTAAGGGAGAGGTAAAGTTGTTAGAGGGGAGTTTTTCGATGGTGCTTGTTGCAATCTTTTGTTGGGGGAGAGATGCATCTTGAACGAAAAGAACGGGACAGGTTTCTGGGAAGATGTGACGAAGGTGAGAGGTAATTTCTTTTTTTGAGGTTGAACCCATGTAAAAGATATAACTACTTATTGTTTTCTTGTGTTCTTTTCCCTTTAAATGGCCACTTTCTATAATGATTCTGCTCCCATACTTTCTATTGGTGAGAGAGAGTGTAGCGTCTGCAGCAGCAGCGATCGCTGAGGTAATTCCATTGATAACCTCCACCGAAACAAAACGCTGGAGAAGATAATCTATTTCTTCTTGAGCTCTACCGAATAGAAGAGGATCTCCACCATGTAAGCGAACGACTCTTTTCCCCTCGAGAGCATACTGGTAAAGTTGTTTGTTGATTTCATTTTGTTCGTAAAAATGCTTCCTATTTCTTTTCCCTACATAGATAAGTTTTTTGGCGCTGTGAGCAAAAGAAAGAACTTCTGGGTTTATAAGAT
This sequence is a window from Thermospira aquatica. Protein-coding genes within it:
- the cobA gene encoding uroporphyrinogen-III C-methyltransferase codes for the protein METIKVIARNSPLSLKQVEEVFSELPEKLEYQLIPILSYGDKHKKISLMRKDLPQDFFTKELDEAILLNKADVAIHSAKDLPFPLPYNISLIALTKGKSQEDALVSRNNRKLLDLPPRAKIGVSSPARKAQILGLRKDLKVVPIRGTIEERIALVDQGKVDAIVVALCALERLHIEDKIAEILPFETHPLQGKLAVTARSDRPELRKLFFSIDERRFYGKVYIVGGGPGDPSLLTLKAKECLSYADVVLYDDLINPEVLSFAHSAKKLIYVGKRNRKHFYEQNEINKQLYQYALEGKRVVRLHGGDPLLFGRAQEEIDYLLQRFVSVEVINGITSAIAAAADATLSLTNRKYGSRIIIESGHLKGKEHKKTISSYIFYMGSTSKKEITSHLRHIFPETCPVLFVQDASLPQQKIATSTIEKLPSNNFTSPLIIIAGNVAKHVVPQEQILYTGLHPFETLSNIPGKILHYPLIQREKMDPSNEIVPHLYDVLVFTSEFAAERWTTLFGITKHRIYAIGPRTRERLLTLGYQDVFLPPTFDSFSLAELLKIKESSSKILYPCSLLSNNSITKLPNVTPLPLYKTIPLAQKKLDLRCFNGIYFASGSCVDAFLKIYEKIPPHFIIYVGGNTTFKKLAELGEEKRTIILEKSL